Proteins encoded by one window of Culicoides brevitarsis isolate CSIRO-B50_1 chromosome 2, AGI_CSIRO_Cbre_v1, whole genome shotgun sequence:
- the LOC134829743 gene encoding mediator of RNA polymerase II transcription subunit 23 translates to MEETTTLNRASSATDSLEKRLSELAEAIKECEDDATKKESLIKQNLATVQSQSNQSIKHLFEQFNGLVLDEKVISARVLCELLLDNEQLMPDNKCLWIETFRLIKKLLQHVDYKGVREIMKNCREKAAKCFSKDLRSDELPQLNALVDVLKDIFDRNACLLPAYFIITEIQKGETFEMHWQVNHLISGYIEEFTNVAQMLSVILLPKLLPVIEHGDHLVNCWRLDPISLKFCLKGALPYCHQLTQPQTKLLRFVLEQPYSRDFVCGMLNLIKNQRGANMQLEKNLIWLIISAMERSETSQHEETIPSYWLHLSSQLIYFVLFQFATFQNIINALIAELSVKKLSKGRNQLMWMLLQYISGSIQRNPIQNFLPILDLIYLLYPEKEPLPIPDVTNPSCAQKLAAMCIWMHISRKAKLDHHEMTLSLPPVLKLQHDYLQKLISNTVTITTNNYTIPLLCNAYSTNQDYFSRPMAGLVDTISPKGSNANNNNCLSMQLLDSLTVHAKMSLIHSIVSQLIQLSKTALPHNISPGMIETYSRLLVYSEIESLGIKGFLSQLLPQVFKSHAWGILHTLLEMFSYRINFHIAAHYKVQLLAHLNALVNIQVTTQLQICIESTSLRLITGLTSYEMISQMSRFYIAEHKPSGTIVSTDNEELNRAIILTLARAINNANAGHDKTSLNWCKDMLNHVLQATPHSWSPYTYQCFPNPLKEVLTQYTGPRESTQNMKKLVDEEYRNWISLTNESEAVAQGSSSPLFLCLVFRMLLEADNVNAYVIKTVERISIRSSPMYLRNLCDYIILEITNFSGNGNAAKCIDCINKMIWTYSMFAIDSFIMKMVFRPSDNNEAQVCFYVIQSLLLKQQFRNRLVDFCQDNSPEYWKINNLERNLQFHQKHPEKFIHDEILMPVCFGNVCLRILPVLDIVIHRLIEFSTNQTIKALENILDNVGALYKYHERPITYLYNTLYYYERKLRDCPSIKKKLVTSIAMDIYSNNFPNSKKFLRASEAEETVLLQDPTYYTEVVKKVLDAIEDKNMQTTIDWRFHECPNYPTFSLYLTCIEILCLPQSPSTTTCYIIDIILKRYGNIAPGKIHSWINAIGLIIARLPEPYFTTIFDRLRDLLNSPKLADWKYKQSPFTLFNFNTAYSSMLDKTFANYLAITHALLQHFDNGQMGMMIEYINRVLKPCIKTEEQMIFLCHFICPFLNRLEAEVNRGAMDVTIMLYEILEQVDSNKKSSELKYLDPICDLLYHLKYMYIGDLLKNEIEVIIKRLSAPLRMRLRFITRLNVANVNTADEDMNK, encoded by the exons ATGGAGGAAACGACAACACTAAATCGGGCTTCTTCTGCAACAGACTCTCTGGAAAAGCGTCTTTCTGAATTAG CGGAAGCAATTAAAGAGTGCGAAGACGATGCCACGAAGAAAGAGTCCCTCATTAAGCAGAATCTCGCCACAGTGCAGTCGCAAAGTAATCAGAGCATCAAACATCTCTTCGAGCAATTCAATGGGCTCGTGCTCGATGAAAAGGTTATTTCGGCGCGCGTCTTGTGCGAATTGCTGCTGGACAACGAACAATTGATGCCCGACAACAAATGTTTGTGGATCGAGACATTTCGCCTCATCAAGAAGTTGTTGCAGCACGTCGACTACAAGGGCGTGCgagaaatcatgaaaaattgccgTGAAAAGGCGGCAAAGTGTTTCTCGAAGGATTTGCGGTCGGATGAACTTCCGCAGCTGAATGCGCTTGTCGATGTGCTGAAAGACATTTTTGATCGGAATGCTTGTTTGTTGCCCGCGTATTTCATCATTACGGAAATCCAAAAGGGAGAAACGTTCGAAATGCATTGGCAAGTAAATCATTTGATCTCGGGCTATATTGAGGAGTTTACGAATGTCGCACAGATGCTTTCCGTGATTTTACTGCCGAAACTCTTGCCGGTCATTGAACACGGCGATCATTTAGTGAACTGCTGGCGGTTGGATCCCATTTCTCTGAAGTTTTGCTTGAAAGGAGCATTGCCCTATTGTCATCAACTCACACAGCCACAAACGAAACTCTTGCGTTTTGTCTTGGAACAACCTTATAGTCG agattttgtTTGTGGCATgttaaatctcataaaaaatcagaGAGGCGCCAACATGCAACTCGAAAAAAACCTCATTTGGTTGATAATTTCGGCAATGGAGCGTTCCGAGACAAGTCAACACGAAGAAACAATCCCCTCATATTGGCTACATTTGTCATCGCAGCTCATTTACTTCGTTTTATTCCAATTTGCGACGTTCCAAAACATCATAAACGCCCTAATCGCCGAACTTTCCGTCAAAAAGTTGTCCAAAGGTCGCAATCAGCTCATGTGGATGTTACTTCAGTACATTTCGGGCAGCATTCAACGAAATCCGATTCAAAATTTCCTCCCAATtttggatttaatttatttgttgtatCCCGAAAAGGAGCCTTTGCCCATTCCTGACGTCACAAATCCATCTTGCGCGCAAAAATTGGCTGCTATGTGCATCTGGATGCATATAAGTCGAAAAGCGAAATTAGATCATCATGAGATGACGTTGTCCTTACCGCCAGTATTGAAGTTGCAACATGATTATTTGCAAAAGTTGATAAGTAATACGGTGACAATCACGACGAACAATTACACAATTCCGCTTTTGTGTAACGCCTATTCGACAAATCAGGATTATTTTTCGCGTCCCATGGCAGGATTGGTTGACACAATTAGTCCGAAGGGCAGTAAcgcgaataataataattgtttatcGATGCAACTTCTCGACAGCTTGACCGTGCATGCAAAGATGTCGTTGATCCATAGCATCGTGTCGCAATTAATTCAGCTTTCGAAGACGGCACTTCCGCATAACATTAGTCCCGGAATGATTGAAACTTATTCGCGGTTGCTTGTTTACTCGGAAATTGAGTCGTTGGGTATCAAGGGATTTTTGTCGCAACTCTTGCCGCAAGTTTTTAAGTCGCATGCTTGGGGAATTCTTCACACGCTGCTCGAGATGTTTTCGTATCGCATCAATTTTCATATCGCGGCGCACTATAAAGTGCAGTTGTTGGCACATTTGAATGCTTTGGTGAACATTCAGGTGACGACGCAGCTGCAAATTTGCATAGAATCGACGTCGTTGAGACTCATTACGGGACTGACGTCGTACGAAATGATCTCGCAAATGTCGAGGTTTTACATTGCGGAGCATAAGCCATCGGGAACGATCGTTTCGACGGACAATGAGGAATTAAATCGAGCGATTATCTTAACG ttggcACGAGCGATCAACAATGCAAATGCAGGACATGACAAAACATCCTTAAATTGGTGCAAAGACATGTTAAATCACGTTTTACAGGCAACGCCTCATTCTTGGAGTCCTTATACGTACCAATGTTTCCCAAATCCCTTAAAAGAGGTTTTAactcag TACACGGGCCCTCGAGAATCGActcaaaacatgaaaaaactcGTTGACGAGGAATATCGCAATTGGATTTCGCTCACAAACGAATCAGAAGCCGTTGCACAAGGCTCAAGTTCGCCCCTTTTCCTCTGTTTGGTGTTCCGAATGTTGTTGGAAGCCGACAACGTGAACGCTTACGTCATTAAAACCGTCGAGCGTATCAGTATTCGCAGCTCCCCGATGTATTTGCGGAATTTGTGTGACTACATCATCTTGGAAATCACGAATTTCTCGGGAAATGGAAATGCCGCAAAATGCATCGATTGCATCAACAAGATGATTTGGACGTATTCGATGTTCGCAATCGATTCGTTCATCATGAAAATGGTTTTTCGCCCGAGTGACAACAACGAGGCGCAAGTTTGTTTCTACGTCATTCAATCGTTGTTGCTGAAACAGCAGTTCAGAAATCGTTTGGTCGACTTTTGTCAGGACAATTCGCCGGAATATtggaaaattaacaatttggAGAGGAATTTGCAATTTCACCAAAAACATCCGGAAAAGTTTATTCATGACGAGATTTTGATGCCTGTGTGTTTTGGAAACGTTTGTTTGAGAATTTTGCCGGTGTTGGATATCGTCATTCATCGATTGATAGAATTTTCGACAAATCAGACGATAAAGGCGTTGGAGAATATTTTGGATAATGTCGGAGCTTTGTACAAGTATCACGAAAGGCCCATCACGTATTTGTACAACACACTGTACTATTACGAGAGGAAATTGAGAGATTGTCCGTCGATCAAAAAGAAGTTGGTAACGTCAATTGCAATGGATATTTATAGTAACAACTTCCCAAATAGCAAGAAATTCTTGAGGGCATCAGAAGCGGAAGAGACAGTTTTGTTACAAGATCCAACTTATTACACGGAAGtcgttaaaaaagttttagatg ctatcGAAGACAAAAACATGCAAACAACAATCGATTGGCGTTTCCACGAATGTCCAAACTATCCAACTTTTTCACTTTATCTCACTTGCATTGAGATTTTATGTTTGCCTCAGTCTCCATCGACGACAACTTGTTATATTATt gaCATAATTTTGAAACGTTATGGCAACATTGCTCCCGGCAAAATCCATTCTTGGATCAATGCGATCGGCTTAATAATCGCTCGTCTCCCTGAACCTTACTTCACGACAATTTTCGATCGTTTGCGTGACTTATTGAACTCACCAAAACTTGCTGATTGGAAATACAAACAATCGCCCTTCACACTTTTCAACTTTAACACCGCTTATTCTTCGATGTTGGATAAGACTTTTGCGAATTATTTGGCTATTACGCACGCATTGTTGCAACATTTTGATAACGGGCAGATGGGAATGATGATTGa atataTCAATCGCGTACTGAAGCCCTGTATCAAAACGGAGGAACAAATGATCTTTTTGTGTCACTTTATTTGTCCGTTCTTGAATCGTCTTGAAGCAGAAGTGAATCGGGGTGCAATGGATGTCACAATTATGCTCTATGAGATCCTCGAACAAGTCGACAGTAACAAGAAATCGAGCGAATTGAAGTATTTGGATCCAATTTGTGACTTGTTGTATCACTTGAAGTACATGTACATTGGGGATTTGTTGAAAAACGAGATTGAAGTTATCATTAAACGACTTTCGGCACCTCTTCGCATGAGATTACGGTTTATTACGAGACTAAATGTGGCGAATGTTAACACAGCAGACGAAGATAtgaacaaataa
- the LOC134831008 gene encoding double-stranded RNA-binding protein Staufen homolog 2, producing MAHMNAGQPGYQVLKPSNNKPARPFMYNNNNNTRQKPLRPRPNFNKNVPMPPNCLQEMNLPHHPPHQQVLHMAPPMEMLPQQPQQYQTTKRDYTDGKMFMGMFLKNPQQTSQPPPMTTMPPIPLTTTVNPSEHAPVKEIKAKSSTVETDSNKEKTPMCLVNELSRHNKITHQYRLTGEAGPAHKKRFTVALKLGDEEYTAEGPSIKKAQHTAASEAMNKTKYPHPPPKFNKTHKSTKTSEHNVTPTVELNSLAMKQGIQVTYMPCDGAPDTGNKKTRDKENTNLRFRTQPNGTEFAQKPYNNRRREQSEPSKIMLKVGEQIFEGTGSNPQLARHNAALRALEVLKPALQKPPVPVAPNDDSNLNISASDDLKSPVSLLYEISVRKQVPVVFEVQSEKGPPHMKIFTTICKVGDIVTEAEGNGKKISRKRAAEKMLAELKKQESSDAALPDVFSNSDKQKKKPHANKKKNRNLIKEKPEEEEEPINPVSHLLQLQQSKKEKEPVYTLIEERGAPRKREFVMQVESGGLTVTGIGQNKKAAKKAAAHNLLLLMGVPLPNQPINAKPEKKENSNKEKSVQKEKEPVNKQPAKATTTSSVGPKQQLMYLANLLDFQVEFSDFPKGTHGNYLTLLTLSTSPPQLCHGSGSTPEESNSNAAAKALELLRDLGLDIVENKELQKSTK from the exons ATGGCTCACATGAATGCAGGACAACCAGGATATCAGGTCCTAAAGCCATCGAATAACAAGCCAGCACGACCATTTAtgtataataacaacaacaatactCGCCAGAAGCCTCTCAGGCCCCGTCCTAACTTCAATAAAAACGTTCCGATGCCTCCGAATTGCTTGCAAGAGATGAATTTGCCGCATCATCCGCCGCATCAACAAGTACTTCATATGGCGCCGCCAATGGAAATGTTACCGCAGCAACCTCAACAGTATCAAACGACGAAGCGAGATTACACCGATGGCAAAATGTTCATGGGAATGTTCCTGAAAAATCCACAACAAACATCACAACCGCCGCCGATGACAACAATGCCTCCAATTCCTCTTACGACGACTGTAAATCCTTCCGAACATGCTCCCGTGAaagaaattaaagcaaaatcgAGTACTGTGGAAACGGATAGTAATAAGGAAAAGACTCCCATGTGTTTGGTTAATGAACTAAGTCGACATAACAAg atAACGCATCAATATCGCTTGACAGGCGAAGCAGGTCCTGCCCATAAAAAGCGTTTTACTGTCGCCTTAAAGCTTGGCGACGAAGAATACACTGCTGAAGGTCCCAGTATCAAGAAAGCGCAACACACAGCAGCTTCTGAAGCGATGAATAAGACGAAATATCCTCATCCGCCGCCGAAATTCAACAAAACTCACAAAAGCACGAAGACTTCCGAGCATAACGTAACGCCGACAGTCGAATTGAACTCATTGGCGATGAAACAAGGCATCCAAGTCACGTATATGCCATGCGATGGGGCTCCAGATACGGGAAATAAGAAAACCCGCGATAAGGAAAACACAAATTTACGGTTTCGCACACAACCAAATGGCACGGAATTTGCCCAAAAGCCATATAACAATCGTCGGAGAGAACAATCGGAGCCATCGAAGATCATGTTGAAGGTTGGGGAGCAAATTTTCGAAGGAACTGGATCGAATCCGCAACTTGCGAGACATAATGCGGCTttaag agctcttgaggtcttaaaaccCGCATTACAAAAGCCTCCTGTTCCTGTTGCCCCCAATGATGACtcaaatttgaacatttcCGCATCAGACGACCTCAAATCGCCCGTTTCGCTGCTTTATGAGATCTCTGTGAGAAAACAAGTTCCTGTTGTGTTCGAAGTTCAGTCGGAAAAAGGTCCTCCgcacatgaaaattttcacgacAATCTGCAAAGTTGGCGATATTGTCACAGAAGCTGAgggaaatggcaaaaaaatctcGAGAAAACGTGCTGCTGAGAAAATGTTGGCAGAATTGAAGAAACAAGAGTCATCGGATGCGGCTTTGCCCGATGTTTTCAGCAATTCTgacaaacaaaagaagaaacctcat gcaaataagaagaaaaatcgaaatttaatcAAGGAAAAACCCGAAGAAGAGGAAGAACCAATAAATCCCGTTTCACATTTACTTCAGTTGCAACAATCGAAGAAGGAAAAGGAACCAGTTTATACGTTAATTGAAGAACGGGGAGCTCCTCGAAAACGAGAATTTGTCATGCAAGTCGAATCTGGAGGCTTAACTGTCACGGGAATTGGTCAAAATAAGAAAGCAGCGAAAAAAGCAGCAGCTCATA atcttttatTGTTAATGGGCGTGCCCTTACCAAATCAACCGATAAACGCAAAGccagaaaagaaagaaaattcgaacaaag aaaaatccgTTCAAAAAGAGAAGGAACCAGTGAACAAACAACCCGCAAAAGCAACAACCACGTCTTCCGTGGGTCCTAAACAACAATTGATGTACTTAGctaatttattagattttcag gtcgaATTCTCAGATTTTCCGAAAGGAACTCACGGAAATTATCTTACGTTGCTTACGTTATCAACGTCGCCGCCTCAATTGTGTCACGGTTCGGGAAGTACGCCCGAAGAATCGAATTCAAATGCTGCTGCAAAAGCGCTCGAGTTACTGCGCGATTTGGGCTTAGACATTGttgaaaataaagaattacaaaaaagtacgaaataa
- the LOC134830334 gene encoding elongation factor 1-alpha, translating to MGKEKVHINIVVIGHVDSGKSTTTGHLIYKCGGIDKRTIEKFEKEAQEMGKGSFKYAWVLDKLKAERERGITIDIALWKFETSKYYVTIIDAPGHRDFIKNMITGTSQADCAVLIVAAGTGEFEAGISKNGQTREHALLAFTLGVKQLIVGVNKMDSTEPPYSEARFEEIKKEVSSYIKKIGYNPAAVAFVPISGWHGDNMLEVSTKMPWFKGWNVERKEGKADGKCLIEALDAILPPQRPTDKPLRLPLQDVYKIGGIGTVPVGRVETGVLKPGMVVVFAPVNLTTEVKSVEMHHEALQEAVPGDNVGFNVKNVSVKELRRGYVAGDTKASPPKGAADFTAQVIVLNHPGQISNGYTPVLDCHTAHIACKFSEIKEKVDRRTGKSVEDNPKSIKSGDAAIVILVPSKPLCVESFQEFPPLGRFAVRDMRQTVAVGVIKSVNFKDASGGKVTKAAEKAQKAKK from the exons ATGGGCAAGGAAAAGGTTCATATTAACATTGTCGTCATCGGGCACGTCGATTCCGGTAAATCTACCACAACTGGTCATTTGATCTACAAATGCGGCGGTATCGACAAGCGTACCATCGAGAAATTCGAGAAGGAAGCCCAAGAAATGGGCAAGGGCTCCTTCAAATACGCGTGGGTTTTGGATAAATTGAAGGCCGAACGTGAACGTGGTATTACCATCGATATTGCCTTGTGGAAATTCGAAACAAGCAAATACTACGTCACCATTATCGACGCCCCGGGCCATCGTGATTTCATCAAGAACATGATTACAGGAACTTCCCAAGCTGATTGCGCCGTCTTGATCGTCGCTGCCGGAACCGGTGAATTCGAAGCCGGTATCTCGAAGAACGGTCAAACGCGTGAACACGCCTTGCTCGCCTTCACGTTGGGTGTCAAGCAATTGATTGTTGGCGTCAACAAGATGGATTCGACTGAGCCGCCATACAGCGAAGCCCGTTTCGAGGAAATCAAGAAGGAAGTCTCCTCGTACATCAAGAAGATCGGTTACAATCCAGCTGCCGTCGCCTTCGTGCCCATTTCCGGATGGCATGGCGACAACATGTTGGAAGTTTCCACAAAGATGCCTTGGTTCAAGGGATGGAACGTTGAACGCAAAGAAGGAAAGGCCGATGGCAAGTGCTTGATCGAAGCTTTGGATGCTATCCTTCCTCCTCAACGCCCTACCGACAAACCATTGCGTTTGCCTTTGCAAGATGTCTACAAAATCGGCGGTATTGGAACAGTACCTGTTGGTCGTGTCGAAACTGGTGTCTTGAAACCCGGCATGGTTGTTGTCTTCGCTCCCGTTAACTTGACCACTGAAGTCAAATCCGTTGAGATGCATCACGAAGCTTTGCAAGAAGCCGTGCCCGGAGACAATGTTG GTTTCAACGTTAAGAACGTCTCTGTCAAGGAATTGCGTCGTGGATACGTTGCTGGAGATACCAAGGCCTCTCCTCCCAAGGGAGCTGCTGACTTCACCGCTCAAGTCATTGTCTTGAACCATCCCGGACAAATCTCCAACGGATACACGCCCGTCTTGGATTGTCACACAGCTCACATTGCCTGCAAATTCTCAGAAATCAAGGAGAAGGTCGATCGTCGTACCGGTAAATCCGTCGAAGACAATCCAAAATCCATCAAGTCGGGCGATGCTGCGATCGTCATCTTGGTGCCAAGCAAGCCATTGTGCGTTGAATCTTTCCAAGAATTCCCCCCATTGGGTCGTTTCGCTGTGCGTGATATGAGACAAACTGTCGCTGTCGGCGTCATCAAGAGTGTCAACTTCAAGGATGCCAGCGGAGGCAAGGTCACCAAGGCTGCCGAAAAGGCACAAAAGGCCAAGAAATAG
- the LOC134829344 gene encoding glycogenin-1 isoform X1, translating to MPNYAWVTLATNDSYALGALVLAKSLKSLNTAYPCVVLVTDGVTPTMRTTLSEVFQTVQMVDLFDSKDEAHLSLIRRPELGITFTKIACWKLTQFEKCVFLDADTLVLRNSDSLFDRDELSAAPDVGWPDCFNSGVFVFKPSMETYNKITEFALTEGSFDGGDQGLLNSYFSNWKDVPANHLPFVFNCSISTVYSYLPAFKRFEKDINIIHFLGSLKPWQVNFDFERCEVGSLPAQYYHLRKYFGLWWKIFSETVHQSLTEDMDKSDNSNKSNQNVDVEGQAGLAGSFARARLGEARKPCIESWHEGNIDYLGIDSFSNILSKLEETLEKPGSSSSK from the exons atgccaA ATTACGCTTGGGTTACTTTAGCTACGAACGATAGTTATGCACTTGGCGCTCTCGTCCTTGCAAAATCGTTGAAAAGCCTTAATACAGCATATCCATGTGTTGTCTTAGTCACAGATGGGGTCACGCCAACCATGAg aacgaCTTTGTCGGAAGTTTTTCAAACCGTTCAAATGGTTGATCTCTTCGATTCCAAAGATGAAGCGCACTTGAGTCTCATCCGTCGACCTGAATTGGGCATTACATTCACGAAAATCGCCTGTTGGAAGCTCACGCAGTTCGAAAAATGTGTCTTTTTGGATGCCGACACGTTAGTTTTGCGTAATTCGGATTCCTTGTTTGACAGAGACGAACTTTCAGCTGCTcctg ATGTTGGATGGCCCGATTGCTTCAACAGCGGCGTGTTTGTGTTCAAACCCAGCATGGAAACGTACAATAAAATCACGGAATTCGCTCTCACCGAAGGAAGTTTTGATGGCGGCGATCAAGGTCTCCTCAATTCTTACTTCAGCAATTGGAAAGATGTACCTGCGAATCATTTGCCTTTCGTCTTTAACTGCTCCATCAGCACAGTTTATTCGTATTTGCCAGCATTTAAACG tttcgaAAAGGACATCAACATCATCCATTTCTTGGGTTCACTGAAGCCATGGCAAGTGAATTTCGACTTTGAGCGATGCGAAGTTGGAAGTTTGCCTGCCCAATATTACCATTTGCGCAAATATTTCGGTCTTTGGTGGAAGATTTTCTCCGAGACAGTGCATCAATCGTTGACAGAGGACATG GATAAAAGTGATAATAGTAATAAGAGTAATCAAAATGTTGATGTTGAGGGACAG gcGGGACTCGCTGGATCTTTTGCTCGCGCACGATTGGGAGAAGCCCGAAAACCTTGCATTGAATCTTGGCACGAAGGAAACATCGATTAtcttg gcATTGACTCATTCTCGAATATTTTGAGCAAACTTGAGGAAACGTTGGAAAAGCCAGGTTCATCGTCATCGAAGTAA
- the LOC134830864 gene encoding acidic leucine-rich nuclear phosphoprotein 32 family member A — protein MEKRIALEKRGRTEDQITELNLDNCRSTSIEGLTDAFTNLESLSLINVGLVSLKNFPKLKSLKRLELSDNRISNGLDNITSCESIKSLNLSGNRIKEISELLPLAELKELEVLDLFNNEVTNVANYREKIFDAITSLKYLDGYDKNNEEAPSDAEDDDANHVEDEESENENEESEDDEVGLSAVYNEELEDDSDEYNGEEGDDDEDDEEEEGVDDDTDEDENETRGTKRKAADE, from the exons ATGGAAAAGAGAATAGCACTGGAAAAACGCGGAAGAACCGAAGATCAG ATTACGGAGCTCAACTTGGACAATTGTCGGAGCACGAGCATAGAGGGACTCACGGATGCCTTCACGAACCTCGAGTCGTTGAGTCTCATCAATGTCGGGCTCGTTTCCCTCAAAAACTTCCCCAAGCTGAAGAGCTTGAAGCGTCTCGAGCTATCCGATAACAG AATTTCGAATGGCTTGGACAACATTACGTCGTGCGAGAGtattaaaagcttaaatttgTCCGGGAACAGAATCAAAGAGATTTCAGAATTGCTTCCCTTGGCAGAACTCAAAGAATTGGAAGTCTTGGACTTGTTCAACAATGAAGTAACGAACGTCGCCAACTacagagagaaaattttcgacgCTATTACGTCTCTCAAATATCTCGATGG ttACGACAAAAATAACGAAGAGGCTCCTTCTGACGCCGAAGATGACGACGCTAACCATGTCGAGGACGAAGAATCAGAGAACGAAAATG aagaGTCGGAAGACGATGAAGTTGGTCTCTCAGCGGTTTATAACGAAGAGTTAGAAGACGATAGTGACGAGTATAATGGCGAGGAAGGAGACGACGATGAGGACGATGAAGAAGAGGAAGGTGTGGATGATGACACAGATGAAGATGAAAATGAGACACGTGGTACGAAGAGAAAAGCCGCTGACGAATAA
- the LOC134829344 gene encoding glycogenin-1 isoform X2 — translation MPNYAWVTLATNDSYALGALVLAKSLKSLNTAYPCVVLVTDGVTPTMRTTLSEVFQTVQMVDLFDSKDEAHLSLIRRPELGITFTKIACWKLTQFEKCVFLDADTLVLRNSDSLFDRDELSAAPDVGWPDCFNSGVFVFKPSMETYNKITEFALTEGSFDGGDQGLLNSYFSNWKDVPANHLPFVFNCSISTVYSYLPAFKRFEKDINIIHFLGSLKPWQVNFDFERCEVGSLPAQYYHLRKYFGLWWKIFSETVHQSLTEDMAGLAGSFARARLGEARKPCIESWHEGNIDYLGIDSFSNILSKLEETLEKPGSSSSK, via the exons atgccaA ATTACGCTTGGGTTACTTTAGCTACGAACGATAGTTATGCACTTGGCGCTCTCGTCCTTGCAAAATCGTTGAAAAGCCTTAATACAGCATATCCATGTGTTGTCTTAGTCACAGATGGGGTCACGCCAACCATGAg aacgaCTTTGTCGGAAGTTTTTCAAACCGTTCAAATGGTTGATCTCTTCGATTCCAAAGATGAAGCGCACTTGAGTCTCATCCGTCGACCTGAATTGGGCATTACATTCACGAAAATCGCCTGTTGGAAGCTCACGCAGTTCGAAAAATGTGTCTTTTTGGATGCCGACACGTTAGTTTTGCGTAATTCGGATTCCTTGTTTGACAGAGACGAACTTTCAGCTGCTcctg ATGTTGGATGGCCCGATTGCTTCAACAGCGGCGTGTTTGTGTTCAAACCCAGCATGGAAACGTACAATAAAATCACGGAATTCGCTCTCACCGAAGGAAGTTTTGATGGCGGCGATCAAGGTCTCCTCAATTCTTACTTCAGCAATTGGAAAGATGTACCTGCGAATCATTTGCCTTTCGTCTTTAACTGCTCCATCAGCACAGTTTATTCGTATTTGCCAGCATTTAAACG tttcgaAAAGGACATCAACATCATCCATTTCTTGGGTTCACTGAAGCCATGGCAAGTGAATTTCGACTTTGAGCGATGCGAAGTTGGAAGTTTGCCTGCCCAATATTACCATTTGCGCAAATATTTCGGTCTTTGGTGGAAGATTTTCTCCGAGACAGTGCATCAATCGTTGACAGAGGACATG gcGGGACTCGCTGGATCTTTTGCTCGCGCACGATTGGGAGAAGCCCGAAAACCTTGCATTGAATCTTGGCACGAAGGAAACATCGATTAtcttg gcATTGACTCATTCTCGAATATTTTGAGCAAACTTGAGGAAACGTTGGAAAAGCCAGGTTCATCGTCATCGAAGTAA